tggttcaaaaattaaaaaagaggttccagacttaattgtcaccctgtatatatatatatatatatatatatatataaattcttccCTTTTTTATAAACAGTCTAAGTCAGGCTATGGAATAAATTTGCTGTAAAAAGtacatataaagtaatattttacaggAATGGAAATGTTGAACAATAGTGTGTTTCTTTTTAGATGATGATTTTGAACACCTACAAAAgagctttttggaaaaatattgggAAGAGTTTGAAAACAAGGAAGAAAACAAACTTATCTATATGAGTATTTTCAAAGAATAtgtaagtataattaaatatgattaatcTCATTGTATTGATCAGTTTTAGATTGTCATATTACATGTAACATTATCTAGATAATTACTATATATTTGGTGTAAAATAAATCTTGTTACAGatccataaaattatattataacccTTTGGAcacaaaaaccaaattttaatgttggaAAAATGTACCAAAAAATGTTTGCAGAGTATTGGGAAATTCATCACTTTATTGTTATGTATACTATTGTATAATTGTGTAACCACCAAAATGTTTTGGGCAAAATGTACTTCacatgtattttgttattagtagctataaactataaatttataaatacaagaaagaaCTTAActacaagttattttaaatattgtttcttgtatactaaaaatatattagttgataataataaacttaaaataatgatgttttaaatataaatgtgttttacttCTAAGTAGATTCCAGTAGAATTATgatatattgtttacaaaataagaaaatataacatgttaGGGATGTGCCAACTTATGGTTGTGGTATTCATGAGCACATCAGTAAAAGaacacataaaatataatcattcacTAAGCCTATTAACTCcagtttatatttgttacttattaagtttttcagATATGCTTTGAATAGCATTCTGCTAGGTTAAGAAATTTTAGTATTTCTCACAAAACACCGGTAAGAAATTGTATTTCAaggaaactgctttatttaattaagaaatgtaCTATCAAGGCAATACAAGGCAAACAATATAGCATCAGTTGGGGTTCTTCACACAAATTTTTCTATTCTGATTTATGCTTTCCTGAGGTTTGAATGATTAAACActtttttcatataatgtaagcctaaaatataaatacagacaACTATATGAAGTACATTTATCTCAAAAGATTGGATAAATATgacaacaaatttatatatatatgaatctcataaataaaaattaatcttgaaATGTTTTGCTAAGTGCTAGTCTGGAGAACGGACCAATTTTGTTAAgctcttaattattaaaaaatatttattgaagtcTGAGGAAGGTTTTGATGAAGATAAAATAGGAAAACTTAACAGGAATACTTTAGAATTCctgaaaatgaatataatatttacgaaacgtaATCGAAAGTTACCGGATATTAAACAGTTGTTGGCACTTTCAGTGGAATTTCACCAAAGGGGCagaaacattagtttacatttaaattttagaaattataaaatatacagtacttAAGCAGATTGAAAATCTGAGCCACACTTAGCTTGGGTAGATATAAAGATAGCtagggtttatatttttttctgaaatcaacACAGTGTTCTTAATAATATcgtaaattttctttacatttacactataaaatatgaacattGAAAGCAAAAGCTTGTCTGGAATTCTTGGAGTATATAAAAATGCTCATGTTGcccaaatacatatattttttagttataaatgggcCTATACCAAAAATGATATTCCTATAGTCTACTGATACCAAAATTGTGGTCTAAATTTTCAACTCTGAATACTGAttcctgttttatttaaactatgaatataatatGCTAAATGCTTCCGTTTTAATATCATTATACCAAATCTGGTcagtaataataagaataaactattctttattgtgtttaaaacttctaaattagatacaaattgtcatgtttcaataaaatgtatttttaagtaaattaaaagtaacttGATCattcatgagtaaatttaattcaaCCATACTTCCACATCCGCACACTTGCTATTATGTAGAACACTGTTGTGACATAGTAGGAGTGGTCTGTCAACAATTTCTAACTGTCCTTAGCTTTGATAGAACATTTTGAGCCataaacatatgtattatattcttatacaggacgtatttataaacaaatcataagtCAAACAAAAAGTAGTGAACATCCATTTGTTTATCACCGGAAGCAGCATCCCCAAATAAATATAGCAGACTCACGGTGATCCACAAACATGGTTATACCACGAAATAAGAACtccaagcaaaatattatttacaaaactataaaaatttggTTATATATCTACGTgttttaacacaaaatacaacaaaaacattttagaaatttgaAGAATGCAGATTAGTTGTTATccgtaaataaaacttattaaaagtaaaataaaattcaaaactgtaCTAAAGTAAAAATTACTTGACAATCATTTTTTATcgagttaaaaaaaataccatttaaaagatatttaatttaagcCATATATGTagtaagttgtattttaaaatagagatgaatgttaacatatttatatattgcattgttatttaattatttgacgTTTAGTAAATTATACtctgtacattgtacaaaatgaATAATTCTGACTCAGTACAATCACCATGTAATCTCTTCAGGCATAACTAATGGTACTGTATAGACAGGGTGTGTTTATTAAATTCTCCctctttcctttaaaaataatgtaacctGTTATAAACCTATCATAGTACACCATTCATGGATACAAAAActggtttacattattttaccaaatatttaagCGGACtcttttatttgacttttataatttttggtcTTTGTTGTGTTGTTGGAGATAAGACCTATAATAAAAACTACTctataatggtaaaattattttgattacaaGTAATGACTATATTTTCACAGACATTTTGATTGCGTTTCAGACAAATTTGATTGAGAATCACTTAGAAGAGAAACTGAAACAAAAAGTGCCAGAGTTCTGTATGAAGACGTTCACACAAAGCCTAATGTGAGCCGATTGCTATTGCACTTACACCTACTCAGCACACAAGCTTGCATTCGTGGTTTTAACACTAATGTATGCAAACTTACTCACTTTTAGTTGCTGTTTGCATTTTCACAAGATGTAATTACTTCATAGTCACTTTGATTTTTGCCAACAAAAGATTCAAATATACTACAGGAAATGAGTTCATAATGTCAATAAATCAACACGATTTAGTAAACACTGAATTTCATTCCTACTCAACCTTATTAGTAATTTCTTGTTAGTTTAGTTTACTCATTGATTACACAGTTACAAtgctgatttaatttattttcttgtgtaaGCTATTACTGATATTTTAGTGTTAgtgagtaatatattttaataaacatgaaaGTTAATGAAAAGTTTATGTTGGTACAATATTATTTCTGATTTCACtatgataaaacaataaataacattgaagGCTGTTATATATATACTGATCATTTCGGAATTCTTGTTAGATAATTTCCAGAGATTGCTCCTAAAGTGATTAAATAAAGTAATCTCTTTTTCAACTCCTTACTCATAAAGTGCTTTGTTTTCCATCTGTGTTTTACCACTTTTTTCATGGaataaaattttaccaaataaaatcatggaaaaataaacttttaataaatgtttatatttgtatttgtacacaaagtttaaaaatgatataGGTATCACTACTCATTTCAGGTTGGCAACTGTGTAAAACATTGATTCAAAACGGCTTAATAAGTaagcattttattataaatattttatgagaaccaatgtttgtaaatttaattactaattcaAACACACtgatcaaataaattaaattgaaaataacataaatttggtGCAAATCCTCTGTAAATTCAAAAGCAACCCCTCCAAAATAACACATTGGAGTTCATAATCGAGTGCCATTGTTTGATTATCCTTCTTACAATGACTGGAGCAAAGCTTTTGCCATCTGTTTAGTGATTTTCTCGTGTTCTGTCCAGTTCATAATATGACTTCTATTAGTTAGTTCCAAAAAGTCCACTGAAAACTACGCCCACACCAGATCTCTTGACACTATTATTTGTTGACTGTTGTAATTTGTCATTGTCTGTGTTtagttatttgtttcaaaaatatattgggCAAGTCATGATATTATTAGAGTTAGGCTATGAATTGGCAGATAAGACCGACATTGctttacttacaaaattattttgtttgaattttcttgttttttatgaTTCAGATTTtacataaactaaacattttttatacattatagtattagtaatatattctaatgaaattagctatagacttgaaattttgcttgcaaccTCTATGAAGCCTATAATTACCGACTCATGGTGTGGTGTATTCctacttttttacatattaaagaaAGGACATTTATCGCAATGTTTCagtattaacatatatattattatcatttaccTGTATATCACTGAAAAAACAGCTGTTAAAAATGCTTACTACACATAAACAGTTACTACAATACAAATGTAGTAAAACTGGTTTATTAAGTTgctgttttagaataaaattgatCTCCATGTTATCCTTACAAGGGAAAAACCAAACTTTTAAGGTGGAGTGCCCTTCAGAATGTAACACTTTCAGTGTGGCTCTATACTCAGTGAGACCAACTCATATCAATGTGATTCTGCGCCGTAAGCAACCCCCACAGTCTACATGTTAAGTGCCAAATTTTCAACAAAGCTGTAAAAGTTTATTGCCGGGTGTATTTGGATAGTCatgcaaaataattgttaatgttgAGAAATGGGTGTGTGGGTggtataaactttaaaacatttttgtcaacactaaatatgcattttatacacaaatgcatttttttttattctcgaAGGAAAGAGACTTTTGCCTCCACACATAGTCCTAAAATGACCTTTGtgccctcagaatctgagacttttacagaagctAATCAAATTTTGgagctcctgttctctgatgtccttgggggtTTGAGATTGATTTACGCCCCTAGAAATTTTTTCCTCCCGtagatatggcaggacagtttagccataTGTGTTCCACTAAATTCTTCTGCTTCTCCGCaaagtctgcattcatcagtctgactAAGACCCACTTTCATCAGATGTTTCCTAAGGGAGCTATGTTCTGTCAAAATCTCTTAATGTCAATCaatcttatatcctccttactttgCTCTAGGAGAGCTGCCtacataaggagagataaacattttagattgtcttaGTCCTGAGGCCCTTCTCCAGTCTAAGGATCTTATCTTTCCCGAGCTTTCTGTAGGAGACAGCTACTCCACAGCCTGGCTCAGGTCCTATCATAAGGAATTCTGTACCTATTTTGGCAATGTTATCTGCTTTTTCGTTTCCATGAATGCCCCCATGAATTTTTCATGGCCCGGGACCCAACCGAGTGTAACCCTGTTCTTCTTTGCCAGTTCCACTAGAACACTCTTACATTCACATATAGCTTTGAGTCCcactatacattatttaaaaaaatatttacttcttgtATTAGTTTTTGAGTAAGTGATATTTGGCGAATCAAGGAAGGTGCTGCACACAGGGCTACTCCACAGTTAGTGTGCATGTAGCGTGTTTCACGCTCACTATGATCAACTCCAGCAATATCTTAGTTCACCAAACTGTTTTCAGTATATCTCTTGATTTGTCAGGTCTTGGTTAATAAATTGAGTCCGCATCCCATTTGTCATCATCCTCTAAAAAGTCACACTGCtgaatctaaattttataaaacatcctTATCATTATTACAGCCTGTTCCTGCTATACCAACTGAAGCACaatccaaatataaaatacaaaacttaaccCTTTGGGGTCAgcattaaattcatataattggCCTCTCATACCGCCTGGCTACCTTTGGGGTCAgcattaaattcatataattggCCTCTCATACCGCCTGGCCACAATGGTCAGGTCATTGATTTTTGATCTTGTCCTGTCCCTCAGGCCATGCCTAGTGGCCCTCGCTGTTTTGCCGTTCATCTTGTCAGGCCACTAAGTGTGTTCCCACTGTATTGTGCATACACTGTAAAATTCAATCCTTATTCAGTTATGGGTGGAAATTGCTGCAATCTCTCTTccaaataattaactaaattaatgtttataaattaaattatgtagtacaaaattgtttttaactgaCTCTCAGTGTCACTGTAGCTGCTATAGTATATCCTATCTACTTATTAAAATAGTTGTGCATTTGATGGAGAAAAAGGTCAAAATATGGAAACCAGTGTATATTCTGTTGATATTAGACCTGATTGAGAcggattatatttttattctgcaaataaaaataattttaaaacagatcaacctataacttaaattacCTATTacttggtttttttataaaaccttataaAAGCAAATGATAAATACAGAATCAATAAAGTTTCAATCTTGAAGtctataaactttgtaaattatttcagaattttatttaaatccgAGTAAAGTGACAGACATGGTTACGCAAGCGCCGAGTGGTGACTCAGAATGCAGGTGGCCACTAAGTGTGGCCCAGCAATTTAGAAGACAACCACCTGAGACTCCATCAATCAAAACTTTAACAATTCACTTGaaaaactagaaaacaataaataggtttagtttttagttttagtcCTGGTATAAGTTCAACATGTGCTTTCGTAATAGTTCCTTTGTTGACTGTCAGTAGTAGCAATCAAACAGTACAACTATGGAGTTGTAGTGGTTCAAGTAAACACTACTAGAGGTCAATGTGTATCATCTTACTGGTATCTAGCAGCTGTTTGAAAATGTGATGACACGAACGTGGCAGTCAAGGGGTTAATAAAGAAAACTCAAAACCACTTTGCACAACTACAGATCGaggccatttaaaaaaattggttcaTAAATAACAGAGGAGTAAGTTGCTTAAGCATATTATAGATATAGAAGATTGTGTACTGTACAATACTGGATAATGGACACTTTTCTGTacacatttgaatatttttttattttcaatcctAGAGTTATATtcattgtgttattttgttaaagGGATAAGAAGAACGAGTTGGAAGGAGAAGTGTTTGAAATGCTTTTTGCATTCTCAGATTTTCTTGCCTTCAAAGAAATGATCCTTGACTACCGAGCTGTaagtaatcttataaataaaaatgaatcgcaaaatgtgttggtaagcgcaaatcttgagAATGACTGGACCACTTCggttaattccttttgtaaaatgttcattgaaatccatgaaaggtttttatgaaacaaaatggaatttttttatggaagcaaaataaaagaaaagttaccttgaatattttgaaataccgaaaaaatgtagtttttacattttataatccaaattaaactggcactaaaccaCTGTTTAAACCTTCAGTTTTTTGTCGACAAaatggctgaaacatctgtttacatttaaaattgattaaatattaattagtgtttgatcaatagtgtaatgttaataaaagatcagatagtaaataaaaaaataatatatacattttactccagattgcaccagtgatgaatttaaatcatgtaatgcattttaaatatagtttaaacacTATaatgtaaccaaccttaatgaacaaatttatgaatgttttcacataatttactttaaactggtgggcttccttgacattgtgatatggcattttaactgtggcttttggaaaaacagagaaatgaacactaaaatacCTCAACGATTctttctttccctggctacagtccaaaaaacaagtgtaactcAAAACTTTATtaacgattattttttaatgttgcataaccttattattaacataataataaggATCTCCCTTAAGGGAGGGATTttccccttataccgaaagtatataggaagtaggtaggacttccctcTAGGCCGTAGTTCTCAGTCCTACTAATgtgcatatattttcttcatcaggacaaggcaaactcaactatgtcaacatgattttgaccaaaatagatttcctagaactagataatcgaacgtatatagtattttgatcaaGGCAATATGgtaagctaaactgtgacatagtaggtaagtgaatatAAACGGTCTTAaataggcactttttaaccgaagtaggcatctcggtcctacgtaagtatatatattttttcttcgtcagaacaacaaggcaaactctactatggtactggaaatatcagACCTGAAATATACAACAACGACTGGAAATATATGCTT
This genomic stretch from Homalodisca vitripennis isolate AUS2020 chromosome 6, UT_GWSS_2.1, whole genome shotgun sequence harbors:
- the LOC124364569 gene encoding ADP-ribosylation factor-like protein 2-binding protein; the protein is MNSPEKMDLIKDSCGDSDSEEYISTSKHSELSEFDVIIGHIEDILVDDDFEHLQKSFLEKYWEEFENKEENKLIYMSIFKEYTNLIENHLEEKLKQKVPEFCMKTFTQSLMDKKNELEGEVFEMLFAFSDFLAFKEMILDYRAMKEGAVVDFSKDLHITPLKNHPSEPKKSI